The following proteins come from a genomic window of Mustelus asterias chromosome 1, sMusAst1.hap1.1, whole genome shotgun sequence:
- the stbd1 gene encoding uncharacterized protein stbd1 codes for MAVGLASVLQGIVAMLSSVWAVLPVALAVALSSWLWFSRGRKQEQLENISPEDSDRSQGEVSPENGERQQDSSADKIAGGERDNIAKIKTTELKVDVQQSPVEQNTAALEAKDDPDVTVKNEKCEQNQHLSNKQNISDSRQKVCENHTPMNLVAWPSDIGQVTNASNTEECNYGKETKSTVSIEKVHEKSEHQDEAFDLISAVDQKLNRTDYLNNGDMTDICESSINTSELNCIKTEIEREDKRKFFQEQVNAESERTSVSSEPENIARKIAAVSPLPLNNISVNFNVHYITCSSAQLLAVTGNHECLGQWEKYVLLKPNKDGFWSNSILLPVNSKIEWKYVVVEDGEICRWEECLNRLLETGHEDFEIYQCWGYH; via the exons ATGGCAGTGGGGCTGGCGAGTGTATTGCAGGGAATAGTGGCAATGCTAAGCAGCGTGTGGGCAGTGCTGCCGGTGGCGCTGGCTGTGGCTCTCAGCAGCTGGCTGTGGTTTAGCAGAGGCAGGAAGCAGGAGCAGCTGGAGAACATTTCCCCGGAGGACAGTGACCGCAGCCAGGGGGAGGTCAGCCCTGAGAACGGAGAGAGGCAGCAGGACAGCAGCGCTG ATAAAATTGCAGGTGGTGAAAGGGACAATATAGCAAAGATCAAGACAACagagttgaaagttgatgttcagcaGTCTCCTGTTGAACAAAATACTGCTGCTTTGGAGGCCAAAGATGATCCTGATGTAACGGTCAAGAACGAGAAGTGTGAGCAGAACCAACATCTCTCAAATAAGCAGAATATTTCTGATTCCAGACAGAAGGTTTGTGAGAACCACACACCAATGAATTTGGTAGCCTGGCCATCTGACATTGGGCAAGTCACTAATGCAAGCAATACTGAAGAGTGTAATTATGGGAAAGAAACAAAATCAACAGTCAGCATTGAAAAGGTGCATGAGAAATCTGAGCATCAAGATGAAGCTTTTGATCTAATTTCAGCAGTTGATCAGAAACTCAATAGAACAGATTATCTAAATAATGGTGACATGACTGATATCTGTGAAAGTAGTATTAACACAAGTGAGTTGAACTGCATTAAAACTGAAATTGAAAGAGAAGATAAAAGAAAATTCTTTCAAGAGCAGGTTAATGCTGAGTCAGAAAGAACAAGTGTAAGTTCAGAGCCTGAGAATATCGCCAGGAAAATTGCTGCAGTGTCTCCTTTGCCCCTCAACAACATCTCTGTGAATTTTAATGTTCACTATATTACTTGCTCAAGTGCTCAGCTCCTTGCAGTGACAGGAAACCACGAGTGTCTAGGGCAATGGGAGAAGTATGTGCTGTTGAAACCAAACAAGGATGGTTTCTGGTCTAATTCCATTCTGCTTCCAGTGAATTCCAAGATTGAGTGGAAATATGTGGTGGTGGAAGACGGAGAGATCTGCCGGTGGGAGGAATGTCTCAATAGGCTACTGGAGACGGGTCATGAAGATTTTGAAATCTATCAGTGCTGGGGCTACCATTGA